In a single window of the Zea mays cultivar B73 chromosome 5, Zm-B73-REFERENCE-NAM-5.0, whole genome shotgun sequence genome:
- the LOC100285153 gene encoding dynamin-related protein 1C — protein sequence MATMESLIGLVNRIQRACTVLGDHGGGGGEGSLWEALPSVAVVGGQSSGKSSVLESIVGRDFLPRGSGIVTRRPLVLQLHKTDGGHEYAEFLHAPRKRFTDFAAVRKEIADETDRITGKTKAISNVPIHLSIYSPHVVNLTLIDLPGLTKVAVEGQAESIVQDIENMVRSYVDKPNCIILAISPANQDIATSDAIKLARDVDPSGDRTFGVLTKLDLMDKGTNAVDVLEGRQYRLQHPWVGIVNRSQADINKNVDMLSARRKEKEYFESSPEYGHLAHKMGAEYLAKLLSQHLEAVIRAKIPSIIALINKTIDEIEAQLDRLGRPIGGDAGAQLYTILDMCRAFDRVFKEHLDGGRPGGDRIYGVFDNQLPAALKKLPFDRHLSMQNVRKVISEADGYQPHLIAPEQGYRRLIDSSLSYFKGPAEASVDAVHLVLKELVRRSIAATEELKRFPTLQSDIAAAANESLERFREDGRKTVLRLVEMEASYLTVEFFRKLPTEPEKAADKNTPVSDRYQDNHLRRIGSNVSSYINMVCETLRNTIPKAVVHCQVKEAKRNLLNRFYAHVGSKEKKQLSAMLDEDPALMEKRDALVKRLELYKSARNEIDSVAWK from the exons ATGGCGACCATGGAGAGCCTGATCGGGCTGGTGAACCGGATCCAGCGCGCGTGCACCGTCCTCGGCgaccacggcggcggcggcggtgaggGCTCCCTCTGGGAGGCGCTCCCCTCCGTCGCTGTCGTTGGCGGGCAG AGTTCCGGGAAGTCGTCGGTGCTTGAGAGCATAGTAGGGAGGGACTTCCTGCCCCGTGGATCTG GTATCGTCACGAGGCGGCCTTTAGTGCTGCAGCTCCACAAGACAGATGGTGGGCACGAGTATGCTGAGTTTCTCCACGCCCCGCGGAAGCGGTTCACCGACTTTG CTGCTGTGAGGAAAGAGATTGCTGATGAAACAGACCGCATTACTGGGAAAACTAAAGCTATTTCAAATGTTCCCATCCATTTGAGTATATATTCGCCACATG TTGTTAACTTGACACTTATTGATCTTCCTGGACTGACAAAGGTCGCTGTAG AGGGGCAAGCAGAATCTATTGTTCAAGATATTGAAAACATGGTTCGATCTTATGTTGACAAG CCAAATTGCATCATCTTGGCTATCTCCCCAGCTAACCAAGATATAGCAACGTCAGATGCTATCAAGCTTGCCAGGGATGTTGATCCTTCAG GTGACAGGACATTTGGAGTCTTAACAAAGCTTGATTTGATGGACAAGGGTACCAATGCTGTTGAT GTACTTGAAGGGAGACAATATCGCTTACAACACCCCTGGGTTGGAATTGTTAATCGCTCACAAGCTGATATCAACAAGAATGTTGATATGCTTTCAGCAAGACGCAAAGAAAAAGAGTACTTTGAGAGTAGTCCTGAATATGGTCACTTGGCACATAAAATGGGTGCAGAGTATCTTGCCAAGCTTCTGTCACAG CATTTAGAGGCTGTGATCAGGGCCAAAATTCCAAGTATTATAGCCTTGATTAACAAAACAATTGATGAAATAGAAGCCCAGTTGGATCGACTTGGTAGACCAATCGGAGGTGATGCTGGG GCTCAGTTGTACACAATCTTGGATATGTGTCGTGCATTTGACCGTGTCTTTAAAGAGCACTTGGACGGAGG GCGGCCAGGTGGAGATCGGATTTATGGTGTCTTTGACAACCAGTTACCTGCAGCACTGAAAAAGCTTCCATTTGACCGGCATCTTTCAATGCAAAATGTTCGTAAAGTTATTTCAGAGGCTGATGGTTACCAGCCCCACTTGATTGCCCCTGAGCAAGGATACAGAAGGCTTATAGATAGTTCTTTAAGCTACTTTAAGGGTCCAGCTGAAGCGTCTGTTGATGCG GTCCATTTGGTCTTAAAAGAGCTTGTTCGGAGATCGATTGCAGCAACAGAG GAATTGAAGCGATTTCCAACACTTCAATCGGATATAGCAGCTGCTGCAAACGAAAGCCTGGAAAGATTCCGCGAGGATGGACGGAAGACTGTTCTTCGTCTAGTAGAGATGGAAGCCAGCTACCTAACAGTAGAATTTTTCCGCAAGCTTCCTACTGAACCAGAGAAAGCGGCTGATAAGAACACTCCAGTGAGTGATAGATATCAGGACAATCATCTCAGAAGAATAG GATCGAATGTGTCATCTTATATTAACATGGTCTGTGAGACTCTGAGGAACACAATTCCGAAAGCCGTCGTACATTGTCAAGTGAAAGAGGCAAAAAGAAATTTGCTTAACCGTTTCTATGCTCATGTGGGAAGCAAGGAG AAGAAACAGCTGAGTGCGATGTTGGACGAGGACCCCGCTTTGATGGAGAAGAGGGATGCCCTGGTCAAGAGGCTAGAGCTGTACAAATCTGCAAGGAATGAGATCGACTCTGTCGCATGGAAATGA
- the LOC103625946 gene encoding uncharacterized protein produces the protein MVLQLHCATPTITISPPPARPRHYPHHLYGASGALQAPARGLGHLPRLLVGVRDPRADGAVCHVRRQVRYDEDDEEDDDGEEWGHNEDVARMERYSEDARDQALLVKARVDDEVEVVLVFRGFSSSLSGGTAADPARSVLPERAIIQSVDVVKGPFDPNNIEYLEKGVGWEDFRSRLR, from the exons ATGGTGCTCCAGCTCCACTGCGCCACACCGACCATCACCATCTCCCCGCCTCCCGCCCGCCCTCGTCACTACCCCCACCACCTCTACGGCGCCAGCGGAGCGCTCCAGGCCCCAGCTCGCGGCCTCGGGCACCTTCCCCGCCTCCTCGTCGGCGTCAGAGACCCGCGCGCCGACGGAGCGGTCTGTCACGTGAGGAGGCAGGTGCGGTACGACGAGGACGACGAGGAGGATGACGACGGCGAGGAGTGGGGCCACAACGAGGACGTCGCGAGGATGGAACGGTACAGCGAGGACGCCCGCGACCAGGCGCTCCTGGTGAAGGCCCGAGTGGACGACGAGGTCGAAGTCGTGCTCGTCTTCAGG GGCTTCTCGTCGAGCTTGAGCGGGGGAACGGCCGCGGATCCGGCGAGGAGCGTCCTGCCGGAGAGGGCGATCATACAGTCGGTCGACGTGGTGAAGGGGCCGTTTGACCCCAACAACATCGAGTACCTGGAGAAGGGAGTGGGATGGGAGGACTTCAGGAGCCGCCTGCGATAG
- the LOC100191453 gene encoding NADH-ubiquinone oxidoreductase subunit, with product MAFLARALRQSNSRLSSCPSVAASCRWISRTAAAGSPEAGAAVAPADPELPPPREPVGGARVELPPNPEDALEVFVDGHAVRIPKGFTVLQACEVAGVDIPRFCYHSRLSIAGNCRMCLVEVEKSPKPVASCAMPALPGMKIKTNTPVAKKAREGVMEFLLMNHPLDCPICDQGGECDLQDQSMAFGADRGRFTEMKRSVVDKNLGPLVKTVMTRCIQCTRCVRFATEVAGVQDLGMLGRGSGEEIGTYVEKLMTSELSGNVIDICPVGALTSKPFAFKARNWELKGTETIDVTDAVGSNIRVDSRGPEVMRIVPRLNEDINEEWISDKTRFCYDGLKRQRLNDPMIRGPDGRFKAVTWRDALAVVAEVLHQVKPEEITGVAGKLSDAESMMALKDFVNRMGSDKVLCEGNGPNPPADLRSNYLMNTSIAGLEKADVFLLVGTQPRVEAAMVNARIRKTVKATQAKVGYIGPPADFNYDHEHLGTGPQTLVEITEGRHPFCSVLQSAKNPVIIAGAGLFEREDQDALFSMIETVAKRFNVTRPDWNGLNVLLLHAAQAAALDLGLVANPAESIKSAKFLYLMGADDISLDKLPDDAFVVYQGHHGDKAVYRANVILPSSAFSEKEGTYENTEGCTQWTIPAVPTVGDARDDWKIIRALSEVAGALLPYDSLSAVRDRISTVAPNLVHVDEREPSTISVEVKPPVKQKVSSTPFKTVVENFYMTDAITRASKIMAQCSATLLKK from the exons ATGGCGTTCCTAGCGCGGGCTCTCCGCCAGTCCAATTCGCGTCTGTCGTCGTGCCCCTCCGTCGCCGCGTCCTGCCGCTGGATCTCCCGGACCGCCGCCGCGGGATCGCCGGAGGCCGGCGCGGCGGTGGCGCCGGCTGACCCGGAGTTGCCTCCACCCCGGGAGCCTGTTGGCGGCGCCCGCGTGGAGCTTCCTCCCAACCCGGAGGACGCGCTCGAGGTGTTCGTGGATGGCCACGCGGTGCGGATCCCCAAAGGGTTCACCGTGCTACAGGCCTGCGAGGTCGCCGGCGTCGACATCCCGCGTTTCTGCTACCATAGCCGACTCTCCATCGCTGGGAACTGCCGTATGTGCCTCGTTGAGGTCGAGAAGTCGCCTAAGCCCGTTGCATCTTGTGCCATGCCCGCGCTGCCAG GGATGAAAATCAAGACAAACACCCCAGTGGCGAAGAAGGCGAGGgagggtgtcatggagttcttgcTGATGAACCATCCACTGGACTGCCCAATCTGTGATCAGGGTGGGGAGTGCGACCTCCAGGATCAGTCTATGGCATTTGGTGCTGACCGCGGTCGGTTCACTGAGATGAAGCGGTCAGTTGTGGACAAGAATCTGGGTCCCTTGGTTAAGACAGTGATGACTCGTTGCATCCAATGTACAAG ATGTGTCAGGTTTGCTACTGAGGTTGCTGGTGTTCAAGACCTTGGTATGTTAGGTCGTGGCAGTGGTGAAGAAATTGGAACATATGTTGAGAAACTTATGACAAGTGAACTATCTGGAAATGTTATTGATATCTGCCCTGTTGGGGCTCTTACATCCAAGCCATTTGCATTTAAAGCTAGGAACTGGGAACTGAAAGGCACCGAGACCATTGATGTTACTGATGCAGTGGGGTCCAACATAAGAGTTGACAGCAGAGGACCTGAAGTTATGCGCATTGTTCCACGCCTCAATGAG GACATTAATGAGGAATGGATTTCGGACAAAACACGGTTTTGTTATGATGGTCTGAAGAGGCAAAGACTAAATGACCCTATGATCCGTGGTCCTGATGGCAGGTTTAAGGCTGTGACGTGGCGTGATGCTCTTGCAGTTGTTGCTGAGGTTTTGCACCAAGTTAAACCAGAAGAAATAACTGGAGTTGCTGGAAAGCTTTCTGATGCAGAATCCATGATGGCACTGAAAGATTTTGTTAACAGAATGGGTTCAGATAAGGTGCTGTGTGAGGGAAATGGTCCTAATCCTCCAGCAGATCTGCGATCTAACTACCTAATGAATACGAGCATTGCTGGGCTTGAAAAGGCTGATGTCTTCCTTTTGGTTGGCACTCAG CCAAGGGTGGAAGCTGCTATGGTTAACGCCAGGATTCGGAAGACTGTTAAAGCAACACAAGCAAAGGTTGGGTACATTGGTCCTCCAGCTGACTTTAACTATGACCATGAACATCTTGGCACAGGACCACAGACCCTTGTTGAGATTACAGAGGGTCGTCATCCTTTCTGTTCAGTACTGCAATCTGCCAAGAACCCTGTCATCATTGCTGGAGCTGGATTATTTGAACGGGAAGACCAAGATGCCCTATTCTCAATGATTGAGACTGTAGCCAAGAGGTTCAATGTGACTAGACCAGACTGGAATGGCCTTAATGTCCTGTTGCTCCATGCTGCACAGGCTGCAGCTCTTGATCTTGGGCTTGTTGCTAATCCTGCCGAGAGCATCAAGTcagcaaagttcttgtatctgatGGGAGCTGATGATATAAGCCTGGACAAGCTTCCAGACGATGCATTTGTTGTTTATCAGGGACACCATGGAGACAAGGCTGTCTATAGGGCCAACGTTATCCTGCCATCTTCAGCATTCAGTGAGAAGGAAGGCACCTACGAGAATACTGAAGGATGCACCCAGTGGACCATTCCAGCCGTTCCTACGGTTGGTGATGCTAGGGATGACTGGAAGATCATCCGTGCTCTTTCTGAGGTTGCTGGGGCTCTACTGCCTTACGACAGTCTCTCAGCTGTGAGGGACCGGATCAGTACGGTCGCACCTAATCTAGTACATGTAGACGAGAGGGAGCCATCCACAATCTCCGTCGAGGTGAAGCCGCCTGTAAAGCAAAAGGTCAGCTCGACGCCATTCAAAACTGTGGTGGAGAACTTCTACATGACTGATGCAATCACTCGAGCTTCGAAGATTATGGCCCAATGCAGTGCGACATTGCTGAAGAAGTGA